From a region of the Zingiber officinale cultivar Zhangliang chromosome 4B, Zo_v1.1, whole genome shotgun sequence genome:
- the LOC121978473 gene encoding uncharacterized protein LOC121978473, translating to MPLLLRPITPHILQLLPLVKDVALLLAFPNPSGFSFPIAMSSSLLLLLSLFFPSSLSAGVTSQSSALPSNSSTVYDIHQEYNLPPGILPDTIKSFSIASNGYFVIDLYGECYVDFEYVVYYAPRVSGFLGYGSVSNLEGVQIRSYLIWYGVSYIKVDLPYSDFVYIQFG from the exons atgcccttgcttctccgtccaatcaCACCGCAtatcctccaactcctccctttgg TCAAAGACGTAGCTCTCCTTCTTGCCTTCCCAAATCCGTCGGGTTTCTCCTTCCCGATCGCCatgtcctcctccctcctcctcctcctttctctcttcttcccttcctcccTCTCCGCGGGGGTGACTTCCCAATCGTCGGCCTTGCCGTCCAACAGCTCCACTGTCTACGACATCCACCAGGAGTACAACCTCCCTCCCGGCATCCTCCCCGACACCATCAAGTCTTTCTCCATCGCTTCCAACGGCTACTTCGTCATCGATCTCTACGGAGAGTGCTACGTTGACTTCGAGTACGTCGTCTACTACGCCCCGCGCGTGTCTGGCTTCCTCGGCTACGGCTCCGTCTCCAACCTCGAGGGTGTCCAGATCCGGAGCTATCTCATCTGGTATGGCGTCAGCTACATCAAGGTCGACCTCCCCTACTCCGATTTCGTCTACATCCAGTTCGGCTAG